A genomic region of Terriglobales bacterium contains the following coding sequences:
- a CDS encoding 2-oxo acid dehydrogenase subunit E2, whose product MATEFRIPELGENVTSGDLVKILVAEGDSIAKDQPVVELETDKAIVEVPSSVAGTVSKIHVKAGQKVKVGDLILTVEDGAAARPAKAEKKEEKKKAAAEKPPEKKSAKEERQESQASAVVAPPPPAAAVSAPQPAPATEAAPTRAAPAAPRAQAPASPAIRRFARELGIDINEVRGGGPGGRITESDVKAYVKQITTGARVAPSAAAVPAEPLPDFSKWGAIDRQPMRAIRRATARHLSYAWSTIPHVTQQDKADITSLEQLREKFGKRAEEAGGKLTVTAIAVKIIASALKHFPQFAASIDMAREEVIHKKYCHIGIAVDTERGLLVPVIRDADQKNLIQLSVELSQLAEKARTGKLTPAEMEGGVFSITNLGGIGGTSFSPIVNAPEVAILGLSRGRQEPVFVSGIFQPRLMLPLSLSYDHRLIDGADAARFLRWVADAFEQPFLLPLEG is encoded by the coding sequence TTGGCCACTGAATTCCGGATTCCCGAGCTGGGCGAGAACGTCACCTCCGGTGATCTGGTCAAGATTCTGGTCGCCGAAGGCGACAGCATCGCAAAAGACCAGCCGGTGGTCGAACTCGAGACCGACAAGGCCATCGTCGAAGTACCCTCTTCCGTCGCCGGCACCGTATCCAAGATCCACGTCAAGGCCGGCCAGAAGGTAAAGGTCGGTGATCTCATCCTCACTGTCGAAGACGGCGCTGCCGCCCGGCCAGCTAAGGCAGAAAAGAAAGAGGAAAAGAAGAAGGCAGCTGCCGAAAAACCCCCGGAGAAGAAATCTGCGAAAGAGGAAAGGCAAGAGTCCCAAGCCTCCGCGGTCGTCGCTCCGCCGCCCCCTGCTGCGGCGGTCAGCGCGCCCCAACCGGCGCCGGCCACCGAGGCTGCACCGACGCGTGCGGCTCCCGCTGCGCCGCGCGCGCAGGCCCCAGCCTCACCCGCCATCCGTCGCTTCGCCCGCGAGTTGGGCATCGATATCAATGAAGTCCGCGGCGGCGGCCCCGGCGGACGCATCACCGAGAGCGACGTCAAGGCCTACGTCAAGCAGATCACTACCGGCGCGCGCGTCGCGCCCTCAGCCGCGGCTGTTCCCGCCGAACCGCTTCCCGATTTTTCCAAGTGGGGCGCCATCGACCGCCAGCCCATGCGGGCCATCCGCCGCGCCACGGCGCGCCACCTCAGCTACGCCTGGTCGACCATCCCGCACGTCACCCAGCAGGACAAGGCCGACATCACTTCGCTCGAGCAGCTTCGGGAAAAGTTCGGTAAGCGCGCGGAGGAGGCCGGAGGCAAGCTCACCGTCACCGCCATCGCGGTCAAGATCATCGCTTCCGCGCTCAAGCACTTTCCGCAGTTTGCCGCGTCCATCGACATGGCGCGTGAAGAGGTCATTCACAAGAAGTATTGCCACATCGGGATCGCTGTGGATACCGAGCGCGGCCTGCTGGTTCCGGTCATCCGCGACGCCGACCAGAAGAATCTCATCCAGCTCTCGGTCGAACTCTCCCAGCTCGCCGAGAAGGCCCGCACCGGCAAGCTCACACCGGCGGAGATGGAAGGTGGCGTGTTCAGCATCACCAACCTGGGTGGCATCGGCGGCACATCGTTCTCGCCCATCGTCAACGCGCCCGAAGTTGCCATCCTGGGCCTTTCCCGCGGACGCCAGGAGCCGGTCTTTGTCAGCGGCATCTTTCAGCCACGCCTCATGCTCCCGCTCTCGCTCTCCTACGACCACCGCCTCATCGACGGCGCCGACGCCGCCCGCTTCCTGCGCTGGGTCGCCGACGCCTTCGAGCAACCCTTCCTGCTCCCGCTCGAGGGGTGA
- the lpdA gene encoding dihydrolipoyl dehydrogenase, translating to MPDTTHLAVIGAGPGGYAAAFLAADLGLDVTLIDAELNPGGVCLYRGCIPSKALLHVAKVIDEAARASAWGVTYPEPKLDLAKLRGWKDGVVSKLTGNLGILARTRKVKYIQGRASFTDSSTLTITQEGSKGAQTLKFQNAIIATGSRPASVPGLSIDSPRVLDSTSALELKEVPKTLLVIGGGYIGLELGTVYATLGSKVTVVEMLEGLLPGADRDLVKPLHQRLEKLFAAIKLKTKVASMQEGKDGLRVKFEGDDASEQTFEQVLVSVGRKPNPVPGIENTKVKVDARGFIQVDVQRRTTDPAIFAIGDVAGEPMLAHKASHEGRVAVEAIAGHKVAFEPSAIPAVVFTDPEIAWCGLTETQAEKEGKKVEVVRFPWAASGRAMTLDRSDGVTKLVLEPETQRVLGVGIAGPGAGELIAEGVLAVEMAALATDLKLSIHPHPTLSETVMEAAEVFFGQATHLYRPKKKS from the coding sequence ATGCCTGACACCACCCATCTCGCTGTTATCGGCGCCGGCCCCGGCGGATACGCCGCCGCCTTCCTGGCTGCCGACCTGGGCCTCGACGTCACCCTCATCGACGCCGAGCTCAACCCGGGCGGCGTCTGTCTCTATCGCGGATGCATCCCCTCCAAGGCTCTTCTGCACGTCGCCAAGGTCATCGACGAAGCTGCGCGCGCGTCTGCCTGGGGTGTCACTTACCCCGAGCCCAAGCTCGATCTGGCGAAACTTCGCGGCTGGAAGGACGGCGTTGTTTCTAAGCTGACGGGCAACCTCGGCATCCTGGCGCGCACGCGCAAGGTGAAATACATCCAGGGTCGCGCCTCCTTCACCGACTCCAGCACGCTCACCATCACGCAAGAAGGGAGCAAGGGCGCTCAGACGCTCAAGTTCCAGAACGCCATCATCGCCACCGGCTCGCGACCTGCTTCCGTTCCCGGACTTTCCATCGACAGCCCGCGTGTCCTCGACTCAACTTCCGCCCTCGAACTCAAGGAGGTTCCCAAAACGCTGCTGGTCATCGGCGGCGGTTACATCGGCCTCGAGCTGGGTACGGTCTACGCCACACTCGGCTCCAAGGTCACCGTGGTGGAGATGCTCGAGGGCCTACTGCCCGGCGCCGATCGCGACCTCGTCAAGCCGCTCCATCAGCGTCTGGAAAAGCTGTTTGCTGCTATCAAGCTCAAGACCAAGGTCGCCTCCATGCAGGAAGGGAAGGACGGCCTGCGCGTGAAGTTCGAGGGCGACGACGCATCCGAGCAGACCTTTGAGCAGGTTTTGGTTTCCGTCGGCCGCAAGCCCAACCCAGTCCCGGGCATCGAGAACACCAAAGTCAAGGTAGACGCGAGGGGCTTTATTCAGGTGGACGTGCAGCGCCGCACCACCGACCCCGCCATTTTCGCCATCGGCGATGTCGCCGGCGAGCCCATGTTGGCACACAAGGCTTCCCATGAAGGACGCGTCGCCGTCGAAGCTATCGCCGGTCACAAAGTCGCCTTCGAGCCCAGTGCGATCCCCGCCGTCGTGTTCACCGATCCCGAGATCGCCTGGTGCGGGCTCACGGAAACGCAAGCGGAGAAGGAAGGGAAGAAGGTGGAGGTCGTGCGTTTTCCCTGGGCTGCATCGGGCCGCGCGATGACGCTCGACCGCTCCGACGGCGTCACCAAGCTCGTGCTCGAACCCGAGACGCAGCGCGTCTTGGGTGTTGGCATCGCCGGCCCCGGTGCCGGCGAGTTGATCGCCGAGGGCGTACTGGCGGTGGAGATGGCTGCCCTCGCCACCGACCTCAAGCTCAGCATCCATCCCCATCCCACGCTCTCGGAGACGGTCATGGAAGCCGCCGAAGTCTTCTTCGGCCAGGCCACGCACCTCTACCGCCCCAAGAAGAAATCCTGA
- a CDS encoding Crp/Fnr family transcriptional regulator → MPPFPFGNTAVLESHCEVVVARAPFGLEIADNCLNCSLRSDTFFCSLPKDALQNFQTIASPAAFPSDAVLFVEGQQPRGIYVLCSGKVKLSMGSAEGKVLILRIAEAGEVLGISATVSGRPYDLTAETLEPTQANFVRRDDFLRFLQKHSTACFRAAQQLSDKYDVACREIRSLGLSHSAAEKLAMFLLQLAARDVARGGKGNRIRVTLTHEEIAQMIGTSRETVTRLLTELRRKQFIGWKGSILEIRNKTALQALVGS, encoded by the coding sequence ATGCCGCCTTTCCCATTCGGCAACACGGCGGTGTTAGAATCGCATTGCGAGGTGGTCGTGGCGCGCGCCCCATTCGGCCTGGAAATCGCGGACAACTGCCTGAACTGCTCCCTTCGTTCAGACACCTTCTTCTGCAGCCTGCCCAAGGACGCACTGCAGAACTTCCAGACCATTGCCTCACCGGCAGCCTTTCCGTCCGACGCCGTGCTCTTCGTCGAGGGTCAGCAGCCGCGCGGCATCTACGTCCTCTGTTCGGGCAAGGTGAAGCTGTCTATGGGTTCCGCCGAAGGCAAAGTGCTGATCCTGCGCATCGCTGAAGCCGGCGAAGTGCTGGGCATCAGCGCGACCGTTTCCGGCCGTCCCTACGACTTGACGGCAGAAACACTGGAGCCGACGCAGGCCAACTTCGTGCGGCGCGACGACTTCCTGCGCTTCCTGCAGAAACACTCCACCGCTTGCTTCCGCGCCGCGCAGCAGCTGAGCGACAAATACGATGTGGCCTGCCGCGAAATCCGTTCGCTCGGTCTGTCTCATTCCGCAGCAGAGAAGCTGGCTATGTTCCTGTTGCAGCTGGCCGCCCGCGACGTCGCCCGCGGTGGCAAGGGCAACCGCATCCGCGTGACCCTCACCCACGAGGAAATCGCGCAGATGATCGGCACCTCGCGCGAAACCGTCACCCGCCTGCTCACCGAGCTCCGCAGGAAGCAGTTCATCGGCTGGAAGGGTTCCATCCTCGAGATCCGCAACAAGACTGCGCTCCAGGCCCTGGTGGGTTCCTAG
- a CDS encoding cyclic nucleotide-binding domain-containing protein yields MCPEQDFHDAFHEDWAKFERRFAERAYAEGELLFREGRNARGIYVLRAGEAELVVHPSGGKRIVVCKAGPGTLLGLSAAISGAAAELSAELTRPSRARYIPRPQFLRFLKQHTAAWLPILHRLSHEVEQAHQRVHAIRESQPRRRRASAD; encoded by the coding sequence TTGTGTCCGGAGCAGGACTTCCACGATGCCTTTCACGAAGACTGGGCGAAGTTCGAGCGGCGCTTCGCCGAACGAGCCTATGCCGAGGGGGAACTGCTGTTCCGCGAGGGCCGCAACGCGCGCGGCATTTATGTCCTGCGCGCGGGTGAGGCGGAATTGGTCGTGCACCCATCGGGTGGCAAGCGCATCGTGGTTTGCAAGGCCGGACCGGGCACCCTGCTGGGCCTGAGCGCCGCCATCAGTGGCGCTGCGGCCGAACTCAGCGCGGAACTGACCCGGCCGAGCCGTGCCCGCTACATTCCGCGCCCCCAGTTCCTGCGCTTCCTGAAGCAGCACACCGCCGCCTGGCTGCCCATCCTCCACCGGCTGAGCCACGAAGTGGAGCAGGCGCACCAACGCGTGCATGCCATCCGCGAAAGCCAGCCGCGCCGGCGCCGCGCCTCTGCCGACTGA